One Alkaliphilus sp. B6464 genomic window carries:
- a CDS encoding helix-turn-helix transcriptional regulator, with protein MKIDRLIGILTILLQNEKVTAPYLAEKFEVSRRTINRDIEDICKAGIPVVTLQGTGGGIRIADGFKIDKTVFTSDELKTIFAGLQSLDSISEVTKYKQIINKFSGGDDTVYSDQNNILIDLSSHYKNTLAPKIERIQQAISEKWIVYFDYFYDKGEALKKIEPYLIIFKWSSWYVFGYCIEKQDFRLFKLNRLWNLAVTDIKFELRDLPPSKTEFDQYFSDEINLVAIFDESVKYRLVEEYGVDCFSYAEDNQLLFKFPFTNKESLFQWILSFGDKAEIIEPQELRTEISQRLKKSLKKYSQHDI; from the coding sequence GTGAAGATTGATAGATTGATAGGAATATTGACCATTTTATTACAAAACGAAAAGGTAACTGCTCCTTATCTTGCAGAGAAATTTGAGGTTTCAAGACGCACAATAAATCGTGATATTGAGGACATTTGCAAAGCAGGCATACCTGTTGTCACCTTACAGGGTACAGGTGGTGGTATCAGGATTGCAGACGGTTTCAAAATTGATAAGACAGTTTTCACCTCCGATGAGTTAAAAACAATATTTGCAGGGCTTCAAAGTCTTGACAGTATTTCAGAGGTTACAAAATACAAACAGATTATTAACAAATTTTCTGGTGGTGATGATACAGTTTACTCTGATCAGAACAACATTTTGATTGACCTTTCATCACACTACAAAAATACACTTGCACCTAAAATCGAAAGGATACAGCAAGCTATATCAGAAAAATGGATAGTCTACTTTGACTACTTTTATGATAAAGGAGAAGCATTAAAAAAAATTGAGCCATATCTTATCATATTTAAATGGTCATCATGGTATGTATTTGGATACTGTATAGAAAAGCAGGATTTTCGTTTGTTTAAGCTGAATCGTTTATGGAATTTAGCCGTTACTGATATAAAATTTGAGCTTCGTGACCTCCCACCATCAAAAACAGAGTTTGACCAGTATTTTTCAGATGAAATAAATCTTGTGGCTATCTTTGATGAAAGTGTAAAGTACAGACTTGTTGAGGAATATGGTGTGGATTGCTTTTCTTATGCGGAGGATAATCAACTGCTTTTTAAATTTCCTTTTACCAACAAAGAAAGCTTATTCCAATGGATACTTAGCTTTGGTGATAAGGCTGAAATTATTGAGCCGCAGGAGCTTCGCACTGAAATATCTCAAAGGCTGAAAAAGTCATTAAAAAAATATTCTCAACATGACATATAG
- a CDS encoding DUF5058 family protein codes for MKEYLEVANDPILWLMSLPVVVLVAIQAIIFSKKAFKTASLVQLTKKEAKDAFRVGAISAIGPALAVFVVMLGMMAVVGAPMTWLRLSVIGAAPTELAASTMGAQAMGVEFGGEGYGVLQFANSVWAMTLNGIGWLLFVGLFAHKLEGIRDRVSGGDSKLTGEIGGAAMLGAMAYLVGGHLIAGSGRLIAALASAIAMIVLVKLSGKIPKLVEYNLGISMVIGMVAAIIYMG; via the coding sequence ATGAAAGAATACTTAGAGGTAGCGAATGATCCAATATTGTGGTTGATGAGCTTACCAGTGGTAGTTTTAGTAGCAATACAAGCAATTATATTTTCTAAAAAAGCATTTAAAACGGCTAGTTTAGTACAGCTAACTAAAAAAGAAGCTAAAGATGCATTTAGAGTTGGCGCTATATCGGCTATTGGGCCAGCATTAGCAGTATTTGTAGTAATGCTTGGTATGATGGCAGTAGTAGGAGCACCAATGACTTGGCTTAGACTATCTGTAATTGGTGCAGCCCCTACAGAATTAGCAGCATCTACAATGGGTGCCCAAGCTATGGGAGTCGAATTTGGAGGAGAAGGTTATGGTGTTCTTCAATTTGCTAACTCCGTATGGGCAATGACTTTAAATGGAATTGGATGGCTTTTATTTGTTGGTTTATTTGCCCATAAATTAGAAGGAATAAGAGATAGAGTATCAGGAGGAGATTCAAAACTTACAGGTGAAATTGGTGGGGCAGCTATGCTAGGGGCTATGGCTTATTTAGTAGGAGGACATCTAATAGCAGGTAGTGGAAGATTAATTGCTGCTTTAGCTTCAGCAATAGCAATGATAGTTCTTGTTAAGTTGTCAGGTAAAATACCTAAGCTTGTGGAATATAATTTAGGAATTTCAATGGTTATTGGAATGGTGGCCGCAATCATTTATATGGGATAG
- a CDS encoding M20 family metallopeptidase, whose translation MNRDSLKKEAIEVLQKMIKFKTVNEPGDEKPLAEYIKDLLEEIGLKVKLDDLGNNRANVIGRLKGTGEREALLFNGHLDTVPPGDIQWKYAPYSGDVVDGKIYGRGSADMKGGLAAMLIALKLINDSGLKLKGDFIYSATAGEETDSIGAIKFVKDGGLDGVGAIIIGEPSSNGVNIAEKGAFWVKISTYGKTAHGAFPDEGINAVVHMNAFLSELISYKFKYEENELVGQPTMNISTISGGIKTNVVPDKCTITIDMRTVPGMDHYEIVRDFEKIINKLSNEIKDFKADIKVLNNRAAVETKSTDPFVKLAVDTIKQEFNKEVKPQGVNFYTDASVFLPAKNIPCIFYGPGDANMAHQPNECITIDSLIESVHFYYKMIENYLVK comes from the coding sequence ATGAATAGGGACTCATTAAAAAAAGAGGCTATCGAAGTATTACAAAAGATGATTAAGTTTAAGACTGTAAATGAACCTGGAGATGAAAAGCCATTAGCAGAATATATAAAAGATTTATTGGAGGAAATTGGATTAAAAGTTAAGCTGGACGATTTAGGGAATAATAGGGCTAATGTTATTGGAAGGCTAAAGGGAACTGGAGAAAGAGAGGCTTTACTATTCAATGGTCATTTAGATACCGTTCCACCTGGAGATATTCAGTGGAAGTATGCACCCTATAGTGGAGATGTAGTAGATGGGAAAATTTATGGAAGAGGTTCAGCAGATATGAAGGGTGGCCTAGCCGCTATGCTAATTGCATTAAAGCTTATAAATGATTCAGGCCTAAAGTTAAAAGGAGACTTTATCTACTCTGCAACTGCTGGTGAAGAAACGGATAGTATAGGCGCCATAAAATTTGTTAAAGATGGTGGACTTGATGGAGTAGGAGCTATAATTATAGGAGAACCAAGCTCTAATGGGGTTAATATAGCTGAAAAAGGTGCATTTTGGGTAAAAATATCTACATATGGCAAGACAGCACATGGGGCTTTTCCAGATGAAGGAATAAATGCTGTAGTTCATATGAATGCCTTCTTATCTGAGTTAATAAGCTATAAATTTAAATATGAAGAAAATGAACTAGTGGGCCAACCTACGATGAATATTTCTACCATTAGCGGTGGAATCAAAACAAATGTAGTACCTGATAAATGTACTATTACTATTGATATGAGAACCGTGCCAGGTATGGATCATTATGAAATAGTTAGGGATTTTGAAAAAATCATAAATAAGCTTTCGAATGAGATAAAAGATTTTAAAGCAGATATTAAGGTGCTAAATAATAGGGCAGCTGTAGAAACAAAATCTACTGATCCATTTGTGAAACTTGCGGTAGATACTATTAAGCAAGAATTTAATAAAGAAGTAAAGCCACAGGGGGTTAATTTCTATACAGATGCTTCAGTATTTCTGCCAGCTAAAAACATTCCATGCATATTTTATGGGCCAGGGGACGCTAATATGGCTCATCAGCCAAATGAATGTATTACGATAGATAGTTTAATAGAATCTGTACATTTCTATTATAAAATGATTGAAAATTATTTAGTTAAATAG
- a CDS encoding M20 metallopeptidase family protein, giving the protein MNIFEKVKEVEEYIINCRRDLHQIPEIGLDLPQTSTYVASQLKDMGIGIKEGVGVSGVVGLIKGKQDGKTIALRADMDGLAIKEETGLPFASTNGNMHACGHDGHTAILLGVAKVLSENKDKIKGNVKLIFQPAEEGPGGAKPMIEEGALENPKVDAILGLHIGSLIEGEKHGLVMVSYGNMMACLDSFRVKLVGKGCHGAYPETGVDPITMAGYFLTNLQTIVSREISPTDPSVVTVGKILGGTAYNIIPGSVEIEGTVRAVDQNVREKIAKRIENIARGISETMRGSYEFDYTFGYPPLVNDENFTKAFVESAKHIIPKEDIMVMKKPVMGGEDMAYFLREVPGTFFFLNNPKAIDGKFYPHHNSKFDINEAMLSRGAALIIQAALDYLG; this is encoded by the coding sequence TTGAATATATTTGAAAAAGTTAAAGAGGTTGAGGAATATATAATAAATTGTAGACGTGATTTGCACCAAATACCAGAAATAGGATTGGATTTGCCACAAACATCGACCTATGTGGCAAGTCAGCTTAAAGATATGGGTATAGGAATTAAAGAAGGAGTTGGAGTTTCAGGAGTAGTAGGTCTTATTAAAGGCAAGCAAGATGGAAAAACTATTGCTTTAAGAGCTGACATGGATGGTCTTGCTATAAAAGAAGAAACAGGATTACCTTTTGCATCGACAAATGGAAATATGCATGCATGTGGACATGATGGTCATACAGCTATACTTCTTGGGGTAGCTAAGGTATTAAGTGAAAATAAGGATAAAATTAAAGGAAATGTAAAGCTTATTTTTCAACCTGCTGAAGAAGGGCCAGGTGGAGCTAAACCTATGATAGAAGAAGGTGCTTTAGAAAATCCTAAAGTTGATGCTATATTGGGGCTGCATATTGGCTCCTTAATAGAAGGTGAAAAACATGGTCTAGTTATGGTATCTTATGGCAACATGATGGCATGTTTAGATAGTTTTAGAGTAAAACTAGTTGGTAAGGGATGCCATGGGGCTTATCCAGAGACTGGTGTAGACCCTATAACTATGGCAGGTTACTTTTTAACAAATCTCCAGACTATAGTTAGTAGAGAGATAAGTCCCACAGATCCGTCCGTTGTTACAGTAGGAAAAATACTTGGTGGTACAGCATATAATATTATTCCCGGAAGTGTAGAAATTGAAGGAACAGTAAGAGCTGTAGATCAAAATGTACGTGAAAAGATTGCTAAAAGAATAGAAAACATCGCTAGAGGAATATCTGAAACTATGAGGGGAAGTTATGAATTCGACTATACATTTGGATATCCGCCATTAGTAAATGATGAAAATTTTACAAAAGCATTTGTAGAGTCGGCTAAACACATAATTCCTAAAGAAGACATTATGGTAATGAAAAAGCCTGTAATGGGTGGGGAGGACATGGCATACTTCTTAAGAGAAGTTCCAGGAACATTCTTTTTCCTAAATAACCCTAAAGCAATAGATGGAAAGTTCTATCCCCATCATAACTCTAAATTTGATATAAACGAAGCTATGTTATCTAGAGGAGCAGCTCTTATAATACAAGCAGCTTTAGACTATTTAGGATAA
- a CDS encoding PucR family transcriptional regulator has translation MGVSIREVLQSKFFKDYYVIAGENGLNRETQAVVLFDAPDGYKWFKGKELVLTTGFFFKDNTELFKNVISFLHNKNSAAMAIKKDRYLNEIPEEILNLCDDLEFPLVVVPYNVAWIDIINAVNSIVVNRYITRLNDANFIKKNVASNDFYKKIENIIINLSKELNSPISVRDIIDKNIISYPTNYKSEEEINNLSENILFNYQKEILCDKLNICRITNIEDEKSWIEMIIKINSTPVTKIIVWEEHRSIDYYDLFALRLSYTLLLEIYEQIYVMNSFERKFYDDLIKSLFDEIFDTKEKLVKVIKGMQNFKLNIDNKFICIIIRQEEKNPSFYTIREKIYNTLLLRIPKDEAIFGIVDDNTVAIVKDTSKYNRNIIINVQKELNDLLINIENTFPGNGLKIGIGNVTDDICFINGSYIEALRAIEVGNYIYPKKKIISFEELGPFGLLRLDNIHKKSFGRSFNNLYPLLKEGFNEELLTTLKVYLESESNCNIAAQKLYIHSNSVRYRIAKVQQLCNIDLDDPIERLKTEITLNFMELFK, from the coding sequence ATGGGGGTTAGTATTAGAGAAGTACTTCAGTCAAAATTCTTTAAAGATTACTATGTAATTGCTGGAGAAAATGGACTAAATAGAGAAACCCAAGCAGTTGTACTTTTTGATGCTCCAGATGGATATAAGTGGTTTAAAGGAAAAGAACTTGTATTAACCACAGGTTTTTTTTTCAAAGATAATACTGAACTTTTTAAGAATGTTATTTCATTTTTACATAATAAAAATTCAGCCGCTATGGCTATTAAGAAGGATAGATATTTAAATGAAATTCCAGAGGAAATCCTTAATCTATGCGATGATCTAGAGTTTCCATTAGTAGTTGTACCGTATAATGTAGCTTGGATTGATATAATAAATGCAGTAAATTCAATTGTTGTAAATAGGTATATAACTCGATTAAATGATGCTAATTTTATAAAAAAAAATGTTGCAAGTAATGATTTCTATAAAAAAATTGAAAATATAATCATAAATCTGTCTAAAGAGTTAAATTCCCCAATTTCTGTGAGAGATATTATAGATAAAAATATTATTAGTTATCCGACAAACTATAAATCAGAAGAGGAGATTAATAATTTATCTGAGAATATCTTGTTTAATTATCAAAAAGAAATATTATGCGACAAATTAAATATCTGTCGTATAACAAATATAGAGGACGAAAAATCTTGGATTGAAATGATTATTAAAATAAACAGCACCCCTGTAACAAAAATAATAGTTTGGGAAGAGCATAGAAGCATAGACTATTATGACTTATTTGCATTAAGATTAAGTTATACTTTGCTCTTGGAAATATATGAGCAAATATATGTAATGAATTCTTTCGAGAGAAAATTTTACGACGATCTTATAAAGTCACTATTTGATGAAATATTTGATACTAAAGAAAAATTAGTTAAAGTAATAAAAGGAATGCAAAACTTTAAGTTAAATATAGATAATAAATTTATCTGTATAATTATACGACAGGAGGAGAAAAATCCTTCTTTCTATACAATACGTGAAAAAATATACAATACTTTGCTTTTAAGAATTCCTAAAGATGAAGCTATATTTGGAATTGTAGATGATAATACAGTAGCGATTGTTAAAGATACATCAAAATATAATAGGAATATAATTATAAATGTACAGAAAGAGCTAAATGACTTATTAATAAATATTGAGAATACATTTCCGGGAAACGGATTAAAAATTGGTATAGGTAATGTTACAGATGATATTTGCTTTATAAATGGTAGCTATATTGAGGCATTGAGGGCAATTGAGGTAGGAAATTATATCTATCCTAAAAAAAAGATAATCAGTTTTGAAGAACTAGGACCATTTGGTTTACTAAGATTAGATAATATTCATAAGAAGAGTTTTGGAAGAAGTTTTAATAACCTATATCCTTTATTAAAAGAAGGATTTAATGAAGAATTGCTAACCACACTAAAAGTATATTTAGAAAGTGAGTCAAATTGTAATATAGCGGCGCAAAAGTTATACATCCATAGTAATTCTGTAAGATATAGAATAGCTAAAGTACAGCAGTTATGTAATATTGACCTTGACGATCCAATAGAAAGATTAAAGACGGAAATAACTTTAAACTTTATGGAGCTTTTTAAATAA
- a CDS encoding peroxiredoxin — MAERMVGLKAPYFAMNTANGDGKDFGKVSLDDYKGKWLVMFFYPLDFTFVCPTEITAINKRLADFNKLNTEVLGVSTDSEHSHKAWINAAQDQGGLGQLSFPLASDMTHQVARDYGVLIEEEGIALRGLFIIDPEGVLRYSVVHDLNVGRSVDETLRVLQGLQSGGLCPIDWNPGDDTL, encoded by the coding sequence ATGGCAGAAAGAATGGTTGGGTTAAAAGCACCTTATTTTGCAATGAATACAGCTAACGGTGATGGTAAGGACTTTGGAAAGGTTTCTTTAGATGATTATAAAGGAAAGTGGTTAGTAATGTTCTTTTATCCACTAGACTTTACCTTTGTATGCCCGACAGAAATTACAGCAATAAATAAAAGACTAGCTGACTTTAATAAGCTTAATACAGAGGTACTTGGTGTAAGTACAGATAGTGAGCATTCCCACAAAGCTTGGATAAATGCAGCTCAAGATCAAGGTGGATTAGGACAACTATCCTTCCCATTAGCTTCTGATATGACTCACCAAGTAGCTAGAGATTATGGTGTACTAATAGAGGAAGAAGGAATTGCCTTAAGAGGATTATTTATTATAGACCCTGAAGGAGTACTTAGATATTCAGTAGTACACGATTTAAATGTTGGACGAAGTGTAGATGAAACATTAAGAGTACTTCAAGGCCTACAATCTGGCGGACTATGCCCTATTGACTGGAATCCTGGAGACGATACTCTATAA
- a CDS encoding N-acetyltransferase: protein MKIINVDYHNIDREHICCAITDRKGESCASLKKAWMMERFDEGLIFKKLDVRGKVFIEYIPAENAWCPVEAAGYMFISCFWVSGQFKGQGYGNKLLEECIRDSKMHGKKGLVILSSKKKMPFLSDPKYLKYKGFQLCDVADPYFELLYLPFEKDAEKPRLKECCKKGVVDKMGIVLYYSNQCPHTEKYAIMIAKIADIEGLDFTLIKYKTKEQAQNSPAPFTTYSLFYDGKFVTNEVLSEKKFRNFLAERGL, encoded by the coding sequence ATGAAGATTATAAACGTTGATTATCATAATATTGATAGGGAACATATTTGCTGTGCCATTACAGATAGAAAAGGGGAAAGTTGTGCTTCCTTAAAAAAAGCATGGATGATGGAGCGCTTTGATGAGGGATTGATCTTTAAAAAGCTTGATGTACGGGGGAAGGTTTTTATTGAGTATATCCCTGCTGAAAATGCCTGGTGTCCTGTAGAAGCTGCTGGATATATGTTTATAAGCTGTTTCTGGGTTTCAGGTCAATTTAAAGGACAAGGTTATGGGAATAAGTTGTTAGAAGAATGCATCCGTGATTCAAAGATGCATGGAAAGAAAGGGCTGGTCATTCTTTCTTCAAAAAAGAAGATGCCTTTTTTATCAGATCCCAAATATTTAAAATATAAGGGCTTTCAATTATGCGATGTTGCTGATCCTTATTTTGAACTGCTGTATCTACCTTTTGAAAAGGATGCAGAAAAACCAAGATTAAAAGAATGCTGTAAAAAGGGTGTAGTTGATAAGATGGGAATCGTATTATATTATTCTAATCAGTGTCCACATACTGAAAAATACGCCATCATGATTGCAAAGATCGCTGATATAGAAGGTCTTGACTTTACTCTAATAAAGTATAAAACAAAAGAGCAGGCACAAAACTCACCTGCACCATTTACAACATACAGTCTTTTTTATGATGGCAAATTTGTAACTAACGAAGTGTTATCGGAAAAGAAGTTTAGAAACTTTCTTGCCGAACGGGGATTGTAA
- a CDS encoding SPL family radical SAM protein — protein sequence MEFIKAKTIISSYATNNSWFGNNYNMNIYKGCCHGCIYCDSRSECYRVENFDRVRAKENALALIARELKSKRKTGVIGTGSMSDPYNPFEKEFKLTRGALELIDHYRFGVSIATKSDLISRDIDILKSIAVHSPVLIKMTITTSDDQLCKKIEPNVAESSQRFATIKKLTDNGIFTGILLMPVLPFIEDNEENIRSIVKLAHENGAKFIYPAFGVTLRQNQREWYYNKLEEHFPFIKEKYIKQFGNAYECLSPKAKELWKLFQGECDRYGIFYRMNDIIKNYKQGYKDAQLSFFD from the coding sequence ATGGAGTTTATTAAGGCAAAAACAATCATTTCAAGCTATGCTACTAATAATTCTTGGTTTGGGAATAATTACAATATGAATATTTATAAGGGTTGTTGCCATGGCTGCATCTACTGCGATAGTCGTAGTGAATGTTATCGTGTAGAGAACTTTGATAGGGTAAGGGCAAAAGAAAATGCACTTGCCTTAATTGCACGTGAGCTTAAATCAAAACGTAAAACTGGTGTTATTGGCACTGGATCAATGAGTGACCCATATAATCCATTTGAGAAAGAGTTTAAGCTAACAAGAGGGGCACTTGAGCTGATTGATCATTATCGGTTTGGGGTTTCTATTGCTACAAAAAGTGATTTAATTTCAAGAGATATAGATATTCTAAAATCAATAGCGGTACATTCTCCAGTGCTGATTAAGATGACAATAACAACGTCTGACGATCAATTGTGTAAAAAGATTGAGCCAAATGTGGCTGAATCATCACAACGATTTGCCACAATAAAAAAACTGACTGATAATGGTATTTTTACAGGCATATTGTTAATGCCTGTACTTCCATTTATAGAAGATAATGAAGAAAACATCAGGAGTATTGTTAAGCTTGCACATGAAAATGGCGCAAAATTTATATATCCTGCTTTTGGAGTGACCCTACGACAGAATCAGAGAGAATGGTATTATAATAAGTTGGAAGAACACTTTCCATTCATTAAAGAGAAATACATTAAGCAATTTGGAAATGCCTATGAGTGTCTTTCTCCAAAGGCAAAAGAGCTATGGAAATTGTTTCAAGGTGAATGTGACAGATATGGTATTTTTTACAGGATGAATGATATTATCAAAAATTATAAGCAGGGGTATAAAGATGCTCAGCTCTCATTTTTTGATTAA
- a CDS encoding carboxylate--amine ligase, which translates to MENKNKAVILGSNYYIGLSTIRCLGIHGIYTVAVDYSDKDRYGAESKYCSEKLIAPHYRQNKEDFIRFLKDYARKQSAPPVLIPCHDSYVEVIDEYLDELKEYYLIPQTEKGLYTKAMNKETLHRLATEKGVLVPETVRVNEDNFFEKIETIIKYPCIVKPTDSPSFVAKFRKKIFKVNNRKELEEALEKAHNAELEVIVQRIIPGFDDHMHTFDAYLNQDAKVTHWTTCQKFRQYPINFGASVYTGQKYIPELYGIGAKFLEDIGYKGFAEIEFKKDAETGKYYLIEINVRITNFNNLLYKVGLNIPYITYRELTGEPLEPKAITENTNRVFWYLYEDLLAIRDYIKTGQLSLGDVISSLFKPKAYAIWSLDDLKPTFSFFKMMASKLFKR; encoded by the coding sequence ATGGAAAATAAAAATAAGGCTGTAATTTTAGGTTCAAATTATTATATAGGTTTAAGTACGATTCGTTGTTTAGGTATTCATGGTATATATACTGTAGCTGTAGATTATTCAGATAAGGATAGATATGGTGCAGAATCTAAATATTGCTCGGAAAAGCTTATTGCACCTCACTATAGACAAAATAAAGAAGATTTTATTCGTTTTTTAAAGGATTATGCAAGGAAACAAAGTGCACCTCCTGTGCTTATTCCCTGTCATGATTCATACGTCGAGGTCATTGATGAATATTTAGATGAATTAAAAGAATATTATCTTATCCCCCAGACTGAAAAGGGTTTATACACTAAGGCAATGAACAAAGAAACCCTACATCGACTAGCAACAGAAAAAGGAGTTCTTGTACCAGAAACAGTTAGGGTAAATGAGGATAATTTTTTTGAAAAAATAGAAACTATAATTAAATATCCTTGCATAGTTAAGCCTACAGACTCACCATCCTTTGTAGCAAAGTTTAGAAAGAAGATATTTAAAGTTAATAATAGAAAAGAATTAGAGGAAGCTTTAGAAAAAGCACATAATGCAGAACTAGAGGTAATTGTGCAGAGAATTATACCAGGCTTTGATGACCATATGCATACATTTGATGCATATTTAAATCAGGATGCAAAGGTAACTCACTGGACAACCTGTCAGAAGTTTCGTCAATATCCCATAAATTTTGGAGCATCTGTTTATACTGGACAAAAGTATATTCCAGAGCTTTATGGAATTGGTGCTAAATTTTTAGAAGATATAGGATATAAGGGATTTGCTGAAATCGAATTTAAAAAAGATGCTGAAACAGGGAAATATTACTTAATAGAAATCAATGTAAGAATTACAAACTTTAATAATTTATTATATAAAGTTGGACTTAATATCCCATATATAACTTATAGAGAATTAACGGGAGAACCTTTAGAACCTAAAGCTATTACAGAAAATACAAACCGAGTATTTTGGTATCTATATGAAGATTTGTTAGCTATAAGAGACTACATTAAAACGGGACAACTTTCTTTAGGTGATGTAATAAGCTCATTATTTAAGCCTAAGGCTTATGCAATATGGAGTCTAGATGATCTTAAGCCGACTTTTAGCTTTTTTAAAATGATGGCTAGTAAACTATTTAAAAGATAA